One window of Psychrobacillus sp. FSL K6-2836 genomic DNA carries:
- a CDS encoding DinB family protein, translating into MEQTIFNHMQVVRGITEKSIQQIPEELADIVPTGFTNNIRWNFGHIAYIQEKLLFGVSGQKMTLPEAYEVFFSAGTKPANWIETPPSLTAISGELIAQKQRIRDYLPGNLQKRLPEPFTNKAGITFHTLGETFLFSFYHEALHMESIKRIYRAIKN; encoded by the coding sequence TTGGAACAAACAATTTTTAATCATATGCAGGTAGTACGAGGGATAACAGAAAAATCTATCCAGCAAATACCCGAGGAACTAGCAGATATTGTTCCAACAGGATTTACGAATAATATTCGCTGGAACTTTGGTCATATTGCGTATATACAGGAAAAACTTCTATTTGGTGTTTCTGGGCAGAAGATGACTCTTCCTGAAGCATATGAAGTTTTTTTTAGTGCAGGTACGAAACCAGCTAATTGGATTGAAACTCCACCTTCACTCACAGCAATTTCAGGTGAACTGATTGCACAAAAACAACGAATAAGAGATTACCTACCTGGAAATCTTCAGAAAAGATTGCCCGAGCCATTCACTAACAAAGCTGGGATTACTTTTCACACACTCGGAGAAACATTTCTATTTAGTTTCTATCACGAAGCACTACATATGGAATCCATCAAAAGGATTTATAGAGCTATTAAAAACTGA
- a CDS encoding VOC family protein, whose amino-acid sequence MEYVLDHVGIAVRNIDDALPFYLNVLNGLLEDRYTSDTPGVEVHVAVVRTNDKVIELLAPTNKNSPMARFIKQRGKGVHHIAYQVDDLEKAILEARNNGIRFLEETLRTNKRGRRLIYINPVSTDGTLIELCSY is encoded by the coding sequence TTGGAATATGTCTTAGATCACGTTGGAATTGCGGTTAGAAATATTGATGACGCTCTTCCATTTTATCTTAATGTATTAAATGGATTACTAGAGGATCGTTACACAAGTGACACCCCTGGAGTTGAAGTACACGTAGCTGTTGTAAGAACTAATGATAAAGTAATTGAATTACTAGCACCAACCAACAAGAACTCACCAATGGCTCGCTTTATAAAGCAACGAGGAAAAGGTGTACATCATATTGCCTATCAAGTGGACGATTTAGAGAAAGCAATACTCGAGGCAAGAAATAATGGAATTCGTTTTCTAGAGGAGACACTACGTACTAACAAACGTGGTAGAAGGCTCATTTATATTAATCCCGTATCAACTGATGGAACTTTAATAGAACTTTGTAGTTATTAA
- a CDS encoding nucleoside 2-deoxyribosyltransferase — MKFYIASSFKNIDMVRNVSEKLKNKGYILVYDWTVNENVTTLEELRVIGEKEKTAVIEADVVVVLLPAGKGSHIELGIAIGNGKKIYLYSPNKEIDNIETTSTFYHLPEIEKCFGTLDELVEIIDNTSLKLS, encoded by the coding sequence ATGAAGTTTTATATTGCATCTAGCTTTAAAAATATAGACATGGTGAGAAATGTAAGTGAAAAATTAAAGAATAAAGGATATATCCTTGTATATGATTGGACTGTAAATGAAAATGTAACAACTTTGGAAGAGCTAAGGGTGATAGGTGAAAAAGAGAAAACTGCTGTAATAGAAGCTGATGTGGTTGTAGTTTTATTACCAGCAGGTAAAGGAAGCCATATTGAACTAGGTATCGCTATTGGAAATGGTAAAAAAATATATCTGTATTCACCAAACAAAGAAATAGATAATATTGAAACAACGAGTACCTTTTATCATTTACCCGAAATCGAAAAGTGTTTTGGAACATTAGATGAGTTAGTTGAAATTATAGACAATACATCACTAAAGCTATCGTAA
- a CDS encoding GNAT family N-acetyltransferase — protein MRFPILETKRLKLVQVEKEHTQSFYDIMSRDEVTKYYGMESLKSIEDASKIVESFQNTYESKRGIRWGIVLRETGEFVGTLGLNNLITWSKKAEIGFELHPSYWNKGITTEAVKEVLRYSFEDLEIFRIGAITYPQNEPSKQLLKRLGFNEEGLLRGYLYQNNQSHNALVFSLLRTEWQ, from the coding sequence ATGAGATTTCCAATATTGGAAACAAAACGACTGAAATTAGTTCAAGTTGAAAAAGAACATACCCAAAGTTTTTACGACATTATGTCAAGAGACGAAGTGACGAAGTATTATGGAATGGAGAGCTTGAAAAGTATAGAAGATGCTTCAAAAATAGTCGAGTCTTTCCAAAACACATATGAGAGCAAAAGGGGTATTAGATGGGGAATCGTATTAAGAGAGACAGGGGAGTTTGTTGGGACGTTGGGATTAAACAATCTTATCACTTGGAGTAAAAAGGCTGAAATTGGTTTTGAGCTGCATCCTTCATATTGGAACAAAGGAATTACGACTGAAGCAGTAAAAGAAGTATTACGATACTCATTTGAGGATTTAGAAATATTTAGAATAGGTGCCATAACTTATCCACAGAATGAGCCGTCTAAACAATTATTAAAACGGTTGGGTTTTAACGAGGAAGGATTATTAAGGGGTTACCTCTATCAAAATAATCAGTCTCACAATGCTTTAGTTTTTTCATTGTTAAGAACAGAATGGCAATAA
- a CDS encoding TetR/AcrR family transcriptional regulator C-terminal domain-containing protein: MTFKEDPRAIRTQEMLKEALLTLLQEGHSLHQISIQTLTQKAKLNRTTFYLHYQNINELKEHLINDILQALTDKIEALNSIFDRNRKEHLIQLLDYLVEQRNSILALVQFEQVEQHLLLLMKDLIVNRRSQSKNIGRKIIVDPDIKTASIVGIIMWWLKDGLHLDSAYIAEQINLMYRS; the protein is encoded by the coding sequence ATGACTTTTAAAGAAGATCCTCGTGCCATTCGTACGCAGGAAATGCTAAAAGAAGCCCTACTAACTCTATTACAAGAAGGCCACTCACTCCATCAAATTTCGATTCAAACTTTAACACAGAAAGCAAAATTGAACCGTACGACCTTTTATTTACACTATCAGAATATTAATGAATTAAAGGAACATTTAATAAATGATATTTTACAAGCGTTAACTGACAAAATAGAAGCTTTAAACTCCATTTTTGATAGGAATCGAAAAGAGCACTTAATACAGCTATTGGATTATCTTGTTGAACAAAGGAATTCCATTTTGGCTTTAGTACAGTTTGAACAAGTAGAGCAGCATTTACTTTTGTTGATGAAAGATTTAATAGTAAACCGAAGAAGTCAATCTAAGAATATAGGAAGAAAAATCATTGTAGATCCTGATATTAAAACTGCTTCCATTGTCGGCATCATTATGTGGTGGTTAAAAGATGGCTTACATCTGGATTCAGCATATATTGCCGAGCAGATTAATCTTATGTATCGATCATAA
- a CDS encoding DHA2 family efflux MFS transporter permease subunit, which produces MQNEMSSSTKKLLLIIMITGTFFSTLNQTLLNVALSDLMVVFDVNTATIQWLATGFMLVNGVLVPVTAYLMKRFSTRQLFISSLLFLLIGSIIAACANNFGVLLTGRMIQAVGAGIIIPLMMTVIVYLYPAEKRGAVMGNIGFAIIFAPAIAPTLSGFILEYLSWRWLFIIMIPFVAIIIILANKYLVNVAETSKVKLDVVSVIYSTVGFGLVLFGFSSAGSRGWDDYIVITSIVGGLLVTILFCHRQIKSAEPLLSLNVFKFKVFTMTTVVNIAITILMYADLILLPIYLQDGRGFTALDAGLLLLPGAIINAMLSPVTGKLFDKFGAKPLFILGTGLIAISMLAVIDLSSETTTVYILVRTILLRIGLAFITMPLNTAALNALPRELASHGSSINNTIRQLAGAIGTAVIMTIYTIQLLNVSLESKTGYISAASNTYLYMFVISIIAFIITWFTPKKTS; this is translated from the coding sequence ATGCAAAATGAAATGTCGAGTAGTACTAAAAAATTACTACTTATAATAATGATAACAGGAACCTTTTTTTCTACATTAAATCAAACATTGTTAAACGTTGCACTTAGTGATTTAATGGTTGTTTTTGATGTAAATACCGCAACAATTCAATGGTTAGCAACTGGCTTTATGCTTGTAAATGGTGTGTTAGTACCAGTTACAGCTTACTTAATGAAACGTTTTTCAACACGTCAGTTATTTATCAGCTCATTGTTATTTTTACTAATCGGCTCTATTATTGCAGCATGTGCGAATAATTTCGGCGTACTATTAACAGGTAGAATGATTCAAGCAGTGGGTGCTGGAATTATCATCCCTTTAATGATGACTGTAATTGTTTATCTATACCCAGCGGAAAAACGTGGAGCAGTTATGGGGAATATCGGCTTTGCCATTATTTTTGCACCAGCAATTGCACCAACACTATCAGGGTTTATATTAGAGTATTTATCTTGGCGATGGTTATTTATCATCATGATTCCATTCGTAGCAATAATCATCATTCTAGCTAACAAATATTTAGTTAATGTAGCTGAAACGTCAAAAGTAAAGCTCGACGTAGTTAGTGTGATTTATTCGACTGTTGGCTTTGGACTTGTTCTTTTTGGCTTTAGTAGTGCAGGCAGCCGAGGATGGGATGATTATATCGTCATTACATCAATTGTTGGGGGTTTGCTCGTAACAATCTTGTTCTGTCATAGACAAATAAAGTCTGCTGAACCTTTATTGAGCTTAAATGTCTTCAAATTTAAAGTATTTACGATGACGACGGTAGTTAATATTGCAATTACCATTTTAATGTATGCCGATTTAATATTACTGCCAATTTATCTGCAGGATGGACGAGGTTTTACAGCACTTGATGCAGGATTGTTATTATTACCGGGTGCCATCATTAATGCAATGCTTTCCCCAGTAACTGGAAAGCTATTCGATAAATTTGGGGCAAAACCTTTGTTCATTCTAGGAACAGGTTTAATCGCGATATCGATGCTTGCGGTAATTGACTTATCATCAGAAACAACAACAGTATATATTTTAGTTCGTACAATTTTATTGCGTATTGGTTTAGCGTTTATTACGATGCCGTTAAACACAGCTGCTTTAAATGCATTACCAAGAGAACTAGCCTCTCATGGGTCTTCGATTAATAACACAATTCGCCAACTAGCTGGAGCAATTGGTACAGCAGTTATTATGACGATTTATACTATTCAATTATTGAATGTTTCGTTAGAATCTAAGACAGGTTATATTAGTGCCGCGAGTAACACGTACTTGTATATGTTTGTTATCTCTATAATTGCGTTCATAATCACATGGTTTACGCCGAAAAAGACGAGTTAA
- a CDS encoding phosphatase PAP2 family protein: MNKLQYVLAFCTFVVFCILWMTYETPFIQAFDRITSDSLYGNKFITMFHYLGETKFIFAVTLIVLLIIWIREQNYKLMVFVFLSVGVGYGLYQFLKRVIERPRPEIVDQFSTFSFPSGHAMHGLLFLLTIAYLFNRTVTSKRASIIVWIAAILFALLIGLSRITEGRHFASDVLAGWLLGYSWFVLCLWWYKRGNHDFSK; the protein is encoded by the coding sequence ATGAACAAGTTGCAATATGTTTTAGCTTTCTGTACTTTCGTTGTATTCTGTATTTTATGGATGACCTATGAGACACCATTCATACAAGCTTTCGACAGAATAACTTCTGATTCATTATATGGAAACAAATTCATCACAATGTTTCATTATTTAGGTGAAACCAAGTTTATATTTGCTGTCACATTAATTGTCTTACTCATTATTTGGATTCGTGAGCAGAACTATAAATTGATGGTTTTTGTATTTTTATCCGTTGGTGTGGGATATGGCTTGTATCAATTTTTAAAACGTGTAATTGAAAGACCACGTCCTGAGATTGTAGATCAGTTTTCCACTTTTAGTTTTCCCTCTGGACATGCAATGCATGGTTTATTGTTTTTATTAACAATCGCCTATCTATTTAATCGAACTGTCACTTCAAAAAGGGCTTCAATCATCGTTTGGATAGCAGCCATTCTATTCGCCTTATTAATAGGGCTCTCTCGAATAACAGAGGGACGTCACTTTGCTTCTGATGTTTTAGCTGGTTGGTTGCTTGGATATAGTTGGTTTGTCCTTTGCTTATGGTGGTACAAAAGAGGAAATCACGATTTTAGCAAATAA
- a CDS encoding class I SAM-dependent methyltransferase — MEFWESSFIEKQTMWGFEPTDSAILTKDFFLEKNVKDILIPGIGYGRNAKVFIDNGINVTGIEISETAIDLARQNGLDISIFHGSVTDMPFDNKLYDGIFCHALLHLLNKHEREKFINDCYSQLKPNGYMIFTTVSKKATMFGKGKQLDKDYFEIMEGVKMYFYDSDSIKRDFGKHGLVDFTEIDEPNKDMKNKPSINFIVVKCKKSYKNN; from the coding sequence ATGGAATTTTGGGAATCGAGTTTTATCGAAAAACAAACTATGTGGGGATTTGAACCTACTGACTCTGCAATCTTAACAAAGGATTTTTTCCTTGAAAAAAATGTTAAGGATATTTTGATACCAGGTATTGGGTACGGTAGAAATGCAAAGGTTTTTATTGATAATGGAATAAATGTTACAGGTATTGAGATTTCAGAAACAGCGATTGATTTGGCGAGGCAAAATGGACTTGATATAAGCATTTTTCATGGTTCTGTAACTGACATGCCTTTTGATAACAAACTCTATGACGGTATATTTTGCCATGCACTTCTCCACTTATTGAATAAGCATGAAAGAGAAAAGTTTATTAATGATTGTTATAGTCAGTTAAAGCCAAATGGTTATATGATTTTTACAACTGTTTCAAAAAAAGCCACAATGTTTGGTAAGGGAAAACAATTGGATAAAGACTATTTCGAAATAATGGAAGGCGTAAAAATGTATTTTTATGATTCGGACTCCATTAAACGAGATTTTGGAAAGCACGGACTAGTAGATTTTACAGAAATTGATGAGCCGAATAAAGATATGAAAAACAAACCTTCTATAAACTTTATCGTTGTAAAATGTAAGAAAAGTTATAAGAATAATTGA
- a CDS encoding serine hydrolase domain-containing protein, which yields MNKTNYKLSLITDYINEIINIEQGVGLSVGIVKDSDIIYSKGFGYSQLQPVKRPIDGDTLMSIQSISKNFMAVSIMQLVEKNLISLDHPVVKHLPYFRTKYKEHSDTITIRQLLSHTAGFPSNLGIANMIAPNVKEIFSDTPTEFQEALDYYNLTEEEIRTIQTRDDITKWFKKVELEYPVGQGWNYCTDAYVILADLFEKITGSNWENCLKDEILTPLKMNRTTNDSRIVEMDMNSARYYLGQGRIETPFPKNSTSAPIGYLYSTANDLGKYMLFHLNTHSKILQPNLVEEMQNAIHLVSEEWRFESDIRSYGLAWFIDKYRGLRIVEHGGGQLAVRSLMSIVPELNLGVVILLNFDGTIHHDICKKIIDIFID from the coding sequence ATGAACAAAACTAATTACAAACTAAGTCTAATAACGGATTATATTAACGAAATTATTAATATAGAGCAGGGTGTTGGATTAAGCGTTGGAATTGTTAAAGACTCAGATATTATCTATTCAAAAGGTTTTGGGTACTCTCAGCTCCAACCTGTAAAACGCCCAATTGATGGGGATACTTTGATGAGCATTCAAAGTATTTCAAAAAATTTTATGGCAGTTTCTATTATGCAGCTTGTTGAAAAGAACTTGATTTCCCTGGATCATCCTGTTGTGAAACATTTGCCATACTTCAGAACAAAATATAAAGAACATAGTGATACAATCACCATACGACAACTCTTATCCCATACGGCAGGGTTTCCTTCGAACTTAGGAATTGCTAATATGATCGCTCCTAATGTAAAAGAAATTTTCTCAGATACACCTACAGAATTTCAAGAGGCATTGGATTATTACAACCTTACAGAAGAAGAGATTAGAACTATTCAAACTCGAGATGATATAACGAAGTGGTTTAAAAAAGTAGAGTTAGAATATCCCGTAGGTCAGGGGTGGAATTATTGCACAGATGCATATGTAATTCTTGCTGATTTGTTCGAAAAAATAACAGGTTCCAATTGGGAAAACTGTCTTAAAGATGAAATCCTCACCCCACTGAAAATGAATCGAACAACTAATGATTCACGAATCGTTGAAATGGATATGAACAGTGCCAGATATTATTTAGGCCAGGGTAGAATAGAAACTCCTTTTCCAAAAAACTCTACTTCAGCTCCAATAGGGTACTTATATTCTACAGCAAATGATTTAGGAAAATATATGTTATTCCATTTGAATACACACTCCAAAATTTTACAGCCAAATTTAGTTGAAGAAATGCAAAATGCTATTCATCTTGTCAGTGAGGAATGGCGTTTCGAAAGTGATATCAGAAGTTACGGACTCGCATGGTTTATAGATAAATATAGAGGATTAAGAATAGTAGAGCATGGAGGCGGTCAATTGGCCGTAAGATCACTGATGTCAATTGTACCTGAACTCAATTTAGGTGTAGTGATTTTACTAAATTTTGATGGAACCATTCATCATGATATTTGTAAAAAAATAATAGACATTTTTATAGATTAA
- a CDS encoding GNAT family N-acetyltransferase, protein MEHLVKCKFSDLDEIVKIDIEVIGNDSRRKYINKAIEEDRCIAIKNESSVVGFLIFDIHFFNCSFISLIIIKPTERRKGYATSLIEYFISISPTNKIFSSTNQSNITMQEVFKAIGFMQSGIIENLDEGDPEIIYFISTKATV, encoded by the coding sequence ATGGAACATTTGGTTAAATGTAAATTTAGTGATTTAGATGAAATAGTGAAAATTGATATAGAAGTAATAGGTAATGATAGCAGACGAAAATACATAAACAAAGCTATTGAGGAAGATAGATGTATAGCTATTAAAAATGAGTCCTCAGTTGTAGGATTTTTAATATTTGATATTCATTTCTTTAATTGTAGCTTTATATCTTTGATAATTATTAAACCGACTGAAAGACGAAAAGGATATGCAACATCCCTTATAGAATATTTTATAAGCATATCGCCAACTAACAAAATATTCTCTTCAACCAATCAATCAAATATAACAATGCAAGAAGTATTTAAAGCAATTGGATTTATGCAAAGTGGAATTATTGAAAATTTAGATGAAGGAGATCCAGAAATAATTTACTTTATATCAACAAAAGCAACAGTTTAG